Proteins encoded in a region of the Candidatus Zixiibacteriota bacterium genome:
- a CDS encoding glycosyltransferase: MKTALVHDWMMTLGGAEKVFAEIYKLFPSPIHSLAVNRQNLRGSVFEYIDITTSFLQRFPFIEKKYPNYLLFFPMAIEKFDLSEYDVVISSSHAVAKGVLTGTNQLHISYFNGLMNYAWDLYHYYLKDAKLDKGTKGWLAKIILHYIRQWDISTTNRVDYYIANSEYMAKSIKKIYGRESTVIYPPVATNEFKLETVKDDYYLAVGRLVPIKNMDLIVRAFTMMPKRRLIILGEGSEMAKLKVFAGKNIELLGNQNSRVVAEYMAKAKALITASIEPFGISTVEAQACGTPVIAYGKGGSLEIVKKGKTGLFFDENNPNCIIKAVKEFEKMEHSIDPHNCSLNAQQFSVDKFRTNFKQFVDEKIESHFYKQTKPEIRSLALKRMNNTETASEKLKDISAL, translated from the coding sequence ATGAAAACAGCGCTTGTGCATGATTGGATGATGACTCTTGGCGGAGCGGAGAAAGTGTTTGCCGAAATCTATAAGCTGTTTCCGTCGCCGATTCATTCTCTTGCGGTAAACAGGCAAAACTTGCGGGGTTCGGTATTTGAATACATCGATATAACTACATCATTTCTTCAGCGATTTCCATTTATCGAAAAGAAATATCCGAACTACCTGCTGTTTTTCCCTATGGCTATCGAAAAATTTGACCTATCCGAATACGATGTTGTTATTTCATCATCGCATGCAGTGGCTAAAGGCGTACTGACCGGAACTAATCAACTTCATATAAGCTATTTTAACGGATTAATGAATTACGCCTGGGATTTGTATCACTACTATTTAAAGGATGCAAAACTGGATAAGGGAACTAAAGGATGGTTGGCAAAAATTATTCTTCATTATATCCGGCAATGGGATATTTCAACTACCAATCGGGTTGATTATTATATCGCCAATTCGGAATATATGGCTAAATCAATAAAGAAAATTTATGGCCGTGAATCGACCGTTATTTATCCGCCGGTTGCTACTAATGAATTCAAGCTTGAAACTGTAAAGGATGATTACTACCTTGCAGTAGGCCGCCTTGTTCCTATAAAAAATATGGACTTAATCGTTCGCGCTTTCACAATGATGCCGAAAAGAAGGCTTATTATCTTAGGTGAAGGGTCGGAAATGGCTAAGTTGAAGGTGTTTGCCGGGAAAAATATTGAGCTTTTAGGCAATCAGAATAGCCGGGTTGTTGCTGAATATATGGCTAAAGCCAAAGCATTAATTACCGCTTCAATCGAGCCGTTCGGCATATCGACAGTTGAGGCTCAGGCTTGCGGTACGCCGGTTATAGCTTATGGCAAAGGCGGCTCATTAGAAATTGTTAAAAAGGGCAAAACCGGCTTATTCTTTGATGAGAATAACCCTAATTGCATAATCAAAGCCGTTAAAGAATTTGAGAAGATGGAACATTCAATCGATCCACACAACTGTTCACTTAACGCTCAGCAATTTTCGGTTGATAAATTTCGAACTAATTTTAAACAATTTGTTGATGAGAAAATCGAATCGCACTTTTATAAACAAACGAAACCCGAAATTCGGAGTCTTGCCTTAAAAAGAATGAATAACACTGAAACAGCATCTGAAAAGTTGAAGGATATATCTGCTTTATGA